In Opisthocomus hoazin isolate bOpiHoa1 chromosome 14, bOpiHoa1.hap1, whole genome shotgun sequence, the following proteins share a genomic window:
- the LOC104335748 gene encoding nuclear cap-binding protein subunit 2: MSGLLHTTLSGLNSDSYCEISQYRDQHFRGSRQLQEKSLKISSTLYVGNLSFYTTEEQIQELFSKCGDVKRIVMGLDKIKKTPCGFCFVEYYTRADAEHAMRFINGTRLDDRIIRTDWDAGFKEGRQYGRGKTGGQVRDEYRTDYDVGRGGFGKIIQMQKANHQPVIY, translated from the exons ATGTCGGGGCTGCTCCACACCACGCTGAGCGGGCTCAACAGCGACTCTTACTGCGAGATCAGCCAGTACCGCGACCAGCACTTCCGG ggtagcaggcagctgcaggagaaATCCCTGAAGATTTCCTCCACGCTCTACGTTGGCAACCTGTCCTTCTACACCACCGAGGAGCAGATCCAGGAGCTCTTCTCCAAGTGCGGAGACGTCAAGAGGATTGTCATGGGGCTGGACAAGATCAAGAAGACCCCCTGTGGCTTCTGCTTTGTCGA GTACTACACAAGAGCAGACGCTGAACACGCAATGCGATTTATCAACGGCACACGACTAGATGACCGCATCATTCGAACGGACTGGGATGCCGGGTTCAAGGAGGGGCGACAGTATGGAAGAGGAAAGACTGGCGGACAG GTGCGAGATGAATACCGGACAGACTACGATGTGGGAAGAGGTGGCTTTGGCAAGATCATTCAGATGCAGAAGGCAAATCATCAACCTGTGATCTACTAA